One part of the Solea solea chromosome 1, fSolSol10.1, whole genome shotgun sequence genome encodes these proteins:
- the kcnmb3 gene encoding calcium-activated potassium channel subunit beta-3 → MFLNTTSPRKSFSVPININLQGARRRQTREFLSSAAVHDQDWCRGGDGRGGQRARSQVQVSSAGEDRAILLGFTMMAFSVLMFFLVGITMIKPFVTSNWEEEAGCMLVQADILKEWVDCRGISTVPCLRVMVNLTGSNQSAFLHLDEESVLLAPECFYLPKCRMDRTDLQAEVQRVKKVLDVQLGSASSCFTDRTRYPSDVILSRKYTWKKALFALLWPCVMLGGGALLVGLVKLTQYLAHLSAEVCSQGAGSRLTTRYTQGKLYRLLRRSSAQTPS, encoded by the exons ATGTTCTTGAACACAACTTCTCCCCGGAAGTCGTTCAGCGTCCCCATTAACATCAACCTGCAGGGTGCTCGCAGGAGGCAGACACG GGAGTTCCTGAGCTCTGCAGCGGTGCACGACCAGGACTGGTGCAGAGGAGGGGATGGACGTGGAGGACAGAGAGCTCGGTCCCAGGTGCAGGTGTCGAGTGCTGGGGAGGACAGAGCCATCCTTCTGGGCTTCACAATGATGGCCTTCTCCGTGCTCATGTTCTTTCTGGTCGGCATCACCATGATCAAACCCTTTGTCACCAG TAACTGGGAAGAAGAGGCAGGTTGTATGCTGGTGCAGGCCGACATCCTTAAAGAGTGGGTGGACTGCAGAGGTATAAGCACCGTGCCGTGCCTCAGGGTGATGGTTAATCTCACAGGCTCCAATCAAAGTGCTTTTCTACACTTGGATGAAGAATCGGTCCTCCTCGCCCCTGAG TGTTTCTACTTACCCAAATGCCGCATGGACAGAACAGATCTTCAAGCGGAAGTTCAGAGAGTGAAGAAGGTGTTGGACGTCCAGCTGGGCAGCGCCTCGTCCTGCTTCACTGACCGCACGCGGTACCCCAGTGACGTCATCTTGAGCAGGAAGTACACGTGGAAGAAGGCCCTGTTTGCACTGCTGTGGCCCTGTGTGATGCTGGGTGGTGGAGCTCTGCTGGTGGGCCTCGTGAAGCTCACACAGTACTTGGCTCATCTGTCCGCTGAGGTGTGCAGTCAGGGTGCAGGGAGTCGGCTGACGACAAGATACACGCAGGGCAAACTGTACAGACTCCTCCGCAGGTCCAGCGCGCAGACGCCATCTTGA
- the mfsd8l2 gene encoding major facilitator superfamily domain-containing protein 8, which produces MDNNQKRNLTFFTIGLIFMLSGIEYAVILPTIWRYLQILEAPPYFLGLGLSAFSLSGLLTGPIFGFWSDRCKTTKSIILFSNLFEIAGNFMYFIGYSKWLLLSSRLVAGVGAGAGSSIFGFLTQSTRPEERAGIFAAIMACRQAGLLVGPAFNLFLRLCDFKLGPFVVNKYTSPGIFMCLLWVLLQCVVLAMYWDVPPISSEGGAMMVEMKQEQDDDDDGDGDEEAPLMQRSEESAHTYRAVNSNQPETSTSDETETALGATAVSDPFKNFSVSREFLREEVVVLLTAQFITLFNQTALETMVTPLTQRYFGFGELGNSLMYGLCGVEVILGFFFVRWLSSKVADRVVLAVGLVICCTACVWSLVFLCNPRGGYEWELTAFIIGVFLQLLGLPFVAVSQVSLFSKVTAEKTQGFSQGVRRSVGGLATIMGPLWAGGLTNNLYIMLGMMLALLLLITVMAALSYERLVEPRAVQSADGCDSAG; this is translated from the exons ATGGATAATAACCAAAAGAGGAATCTAACTTTTTTCACCATCGGACTGATATTCATGCTGAGTGGGATTGAATATG CTGTCATTCTGCCTACAATATGGAGGTATCTGCAGATTTTGGAGGCCCCACCTTACTTCCTGGGTCTGGGACTGTCTGCGTTCAGTTTAAGTGGGCTGCTCACGGGCCCCATCTTTGGGTTCTGGTCAGATCGGTGCAAAACGACAAAGTCCATCATACTTTTTTCTAATCTTTTTGAGATTGCTG GTAACTTCATGTATTTTATTGGatattcaaaatggctgctgttaaGCAGTCGGCTCGTAGCag GTGTCGGTGCTGGAGCAGGTTCTTCCATCTTTGGTTTCCTGACTCAGAGCACTCGGCCAGAAGAGCGCGCTGGTATCTTTGCTGCCATCATGGCCTGTCGACAAGCTGGCCTCCTTGTTG GGCCAGCGTTCAACTTGTTCCTGCGATTGTGTGATTTCAAACTGGGGCCCTTTGTTGTGAACAAGTATACATCTCCTGGG ATCTTTATGTGTCTGCTGTGGGTGCTGCTCCAGTGTGTTGTTCTGGCTATGTATTGGGACGTACCACCCATCAGCTCAGAGGGTGGAGCCATGATGGTGGAGATGAAACAGGaacaagatgatgatgatgatggtgatggtgacgAAGAGGCGCCACTGATGCAGCGCAGCGAGGAGTCGGCGCACACCTACAGAGCTGTCAACTCCAACCAGCCGGAGACCTCCACCTCGGATGAGACGGAGACCGCCCTTGGTGCCACGGCAGTCTCAGACCCCTTCAAAAACTTCAGTGTCAGCAGAG AGTTCCTGCGAGAGGAGGTGGTTGTTCTCCTCACAGCTCAGTTCATCACTCTCTTCAATCAGACAGCGCTGGAG ACCATGGTGACTCCCCTGACGCAGCGCTACTTCGGCTTCGGTGAGCTGGGCAACAGCCTGATGTACGGCCTGTGTGGGGTGGAGGTCATCCTGGGCTTCTTCTTTGTGCGCTGGCTGAGCAGTAAGGTGGCCGACCGCGTCGTGCTGGCCGTGGGCCTGGTCATCTGCTGCACTGCCTGCGTCTGGTCCCTCGTCTTCCTCTGCAACCCCCGAG GTGGTTATGAATGGGAGCTGACGGCTTTTATCATCGGagtgtttctgcagctgctgggGCTTCCATTCGTGGCTGTGTCTCAGGTGTCTCTCTTCTCCAAAGtcactgcagagaaaacacaag GATTCAGCCAAGGTGTCAGACGCTCAGTTGGAGGCCTTGCCACCATCATGGGTCCTTTGTGGGCTGGAGGACTGACCAACAATTTGTACATAATGCTGGGCATGATGCTAGCTCTCCTCCTGCTGATCACA gtTATGGCCGCGCTGTCCTACGAGCGCCTGGTTGAGCCGAGGGCAGTGCAGAGCGCCGACGGCTGTGACAGCGCAGGATAG